The Nodularia sp. LEGE 06071 genome contains the following window.
AGCGTCAACTATCTCATAAAGCTTATCTTCAAACTTTTGTGTACACGCCGACCAATCATATTTAAGTATAGAAGGACGAGCCTGTTCAGTCATTTCTGCTTTCAGTTGAGAATTTGCCAAAATTGCCACCACCTGATCCGCAAAATCCTGGGGATTATTCGCTTCAGCTAACAAGCCGTTTTGACCAGGAAAGACTTGCTCAAAGCTTGAAGGTGCAACCACAGCCACCAAAGGAGTACCGGAAGCCAGCGCTTCGGTATTTGTCGTGCAGAAATTTTCAGTCGCAGAAGGGTTGACAAATACATCTGCACGAGCAAACCAACCTAAAAGTTCTGTACCGTGAGACTCACCCCATATAGTAATACCTTCAAACTTTTGGGAGCGCCGACGGAGTTCTTCATCTAGGGGGCCACTACCAATAATTACCAAATGAACATCAGGAATTTTGGCAGCAATTAGCGGAAACATATCGATAAGTTGGGTAACATTTTTTTCCGCCGTAATGCGTCCCACAAATAAGATAGTTGGTCTGTTGTCTTCGGGAATCGGGTTGTGGATAATATTTCGGGGGTGAAATTTTTCACAATCAATTCCTTGATAAGGAACGTATTCACCCCGTTGGCAATTCATCTGCTGGTACTTTAGGAGTTGTCCTTGAGAAGGAAATAAATTGCGATCATAGACTTCAGTGGACTGCTTGACTAAAAAAGGAATAATCGGACGCATCAAATTGAAAATCTGATTACCCAAATAGTATTGAATGTAGGCAACAATATCAGTGTGGAAAACAGAAATAATTGGAGTCCCCGTTTTCTTCGCATATTCAACCCCAATGGGGCGACCATAACCTTGCAAGAACATTGAATAGAAACCTCGCATTTGCGGGGCTTCTTCTACTACTATAATATCGGGTTTAAACTTTTCTAATAACTTAGTATCACTCCAATGGCGATAGTGTAATGGTTGGGGTAAAGACTTGTAAAAAATTAGTGGCTTTGTGGGGAAAGCATAAGCAGAAAAATTAGGGAAACACTGTAATTCTTCCAGTCCTGCCATAGGACGATTGCTAACATTTTTAGGATATTGATCGTTAATTTCTGGATGGATCAGAAAAACTTCATGTCCTTGTTCGAGTAACCAGCGAACCCTTTGGTGGACTGCAATTGAAACCCCTGTTAAAAAAGGAGCATACAATCCTGTAAACAGAGCAATACGAAGCTTTTGCTTGTTCATAATTTTAGTGCTTTTGTGTATTTTAGGACAGAAAAAATGGTGTCTTTATGCTTTTGAAGCGCATTGCATGATCAATTCAAAGAAATATTTGGCGCAGCAGGTTGATCTAAAGACTGATAAGGACGATATTCAACTAACCGAATCTTCCAGGGGCTTTTGAATTTATAGGTGATCCCGCGCCACTTAACTTTTGATATCCAGAGGGAAGAGAGGAAGACGAACCCATAAACCCATTGTGTTAAGGGAATTCCCATTAACATCTGGCAAATTATAGCAACAGATAATTGTGGAGTGGGTTGATGATCAGAGCGCATAACTAGCTGTACTCTTTGCTCTAAAAAAAGTACAATCAATAGTAATGCCACCACATAGCTGCTATAGTAACTAAGAGATATAGCCGCAGCGTACCATTGTCCAGTTAGCAAAGCTGCCACAAACAATACACTCAAAAAAGTAGGACAGAGGATTGTGAAAATGGCGTTTCCCACTAGAGTTAACCAGTGGGGGTGATAAAGTCGGGAAAAGATTAATTGACGCTGCATCCAGGATTTTAAACCGGATAAATTGCACTCTTCCTGATTCAGCATGATCAAAGAAGGGACAAATTTAATCTGCATTTTATGTTTACCCAAGATCCGCCGCATCATGGTATCTTCACAAAAAGCTTGTCCCCACTTATCCAGCAATCTTGTTTGATGCAGAACTTCTGTTTTTACTGCCAAAGTCCCACCCCAAGGAATGCCATATAAGTACATCTGCACCACCGCAGAGACATTCCACAGATACCGGACGATAGAACCCCAATGGCTACCTGTAGGTACAAACCAACGGTTCCCTGTGGTCGCGCCGACATTGGGGTCAGCTAAAGGAGTGACTAATTCACGCAGCCAATTAGCATGAACAATTGTATCAGCATCTACGAATGCGATCGCCTGATAGGAATCGTCCAACTGTGTCACAGCTTGAATCAGAGAACTACATTTGAGACTGCAACTTTTGCGGATAAATCTCAAAGGACTGATTTGCACATTAGTCGCGCCATGCTGCTGGACAGTATCAGTCGCAATTGTCCATGCTGGATCTTCCATACGATCAACGACTAATTTTAAATCATACTCTGGATAATTCTGATGCAAAAGTGCCTGCAAACAATCACTCAAAAACGGATCAGCACCACGTAGGCAAAGAATCACTGCCGTTTTGGGTAACTCTTCATCTGCTAAAAGATTTATTTTGTCTGAGCAGAGATGCCATAAAAAGACCAGCATCAAACATACTTGAATAACCAGGCTAATAGTTAAACATCTACATAGGAATATTACCAAGTCATTCATCTTTAATTCTTGCTGTGTGATTGACCTTGAGAGATGAACTAGAACAAGTCGCGTGGTGGTCTTTTCACTCAGTCATTCAGCACTTTTAATTTATAGCAACCGCCAAGGAGATTAAGACATAAACGGATAATCAAACTTAGACACTTCTGGGTTTTAACCCACTCCCCGTTCCCTACTCCCCAGATATAACTCAAAGAGAAATTTTGCTATCGATAGGTTGATCCAACAAATCATAAGGATGGTATTCAACTAATCGGACATTCCAGGCATTCTGCACACGATAAACAATACCGCGCCATTTCACAGTTGACATCCACAGAGAAGATAGCAAAGCTAACCCATATACCCACTGTGTTAAGGGAATAGCAATTAATATTTTGCCGATTGTTTCCACTGATAATTTTGTACTTGGGTGACCATGAGAGCGAATAATTTGGCTTACCCCTAACTCTAAAATCAGCGTTACCAAGAGTAATCCCACAGTATAGATGCAATAAGTGGAAAACAATAAAGCTGCTAAATCCCATTGTGTATCTAACAACGATAACAGAAACAGAAGTATTGCCAGACAAGGAAAGAAAATGCTAGAAACCGCATCACCAACTATAGCTAACCAACTGGGATGGTAAAGTCGAGAATAGAATATGAGCCGCTTCAGAGATTCTATTAAGCCCAGCATTTCGCACTCTTCCCGATTCAGCATAATCAGAGAAGGGACAAGCTTCACCCGCATTCCATGTTCTTTAAGAATCTTGTGGATCATAAAATCTTCGCCCAGAGCCTGTCCCCACTTATCTAGCAGCCCTGTTTGGCGTAGCACGTCTGTTTTGATTGCCAAACTCCCACCCCAAGGAACTCGGAAAAGGTACATTTGCACAACAGTAGAGACATTACCGATGTACCGCACCAAAGAACCCCAATAGTGATCTGTGGGTACAAACCAACGGTTACCTGTCGTCGCCCCCACTGTCGGGTCAACCAGAGGACTAACTAATTCACGTAGCCAATTAGCATGAACAATTGTATCAGCATCAACTAATGCGATCGCCTTGTAGGACTCATCTAAATCGGACACAGCTTGCAACAGCGAACTACATTTGAGACTACAGTTGTGTCGTATCGTTCTCAGAGGGCTGACTTGGACATTGCTGGCTCCTTGTTCGTTGATAGTATCACTGACAACTTGCCAAGCTGGATCTTCCTGACTATCAACAATCAGCTTTAAATCGTACTCTGGATAATTCTGATTTAACAGCGCCTCCAAGCAGTTAGGCAAATAGGGATCGGCTCCGCGTAGACAAAGAATCACCGCCGTTTTAGGTAACTGCTCATCGGCTAATAAATTTTGGGGGCGCGATCGCACGTAGAACAGAAAAACCAGCGCTAAACACATTTGAATAGCCAGCCAACTCAGCAGAGACTGAGTAATGAATATCGTCAACTCTTTCATATGTATTCTTTGGCAAATTTTGCCTTGTGTAATGGCGAGTCGCGATTAATCCCCAATCCCTAGAAGAAGCAGGGGAGCAGGGAGCGGGGGGGAATTTGAAACTATTTTGCATTTATTCACTCTGCTTAACTTCATTTCCTCTTCTCCTCTGCCCCCTTTCCTCTTCTCCTCTGCCTCTTCCAAGTCCCTAATCCCTACGTTTATGAATCGAGGGAGTATTTCATCAAAATGTTGATTTTGCTACTTTTCTGCAATAAAATACTGGCATCATGAAACTTTGGTGTCCCAGTTACGATGGAGACAGTGGGATTTCGAGAAATGCCGAAACCTTCTTTGGGTATGCCGAAAAAGTCTTTATTCAATTGGCGATCGCCATTTTGATCATCGACAATCGCCACTGCATAATTTCCCGGCTTCAAGCCAGAGAATTCATGAGTTAAAGTACTTCCTTTAGGCTGCACACAAGCGCTTTTTATGACATCATCAGTACTCATAGGAAACCCCTGAGAACTGGAGTAAATGCCCATGCAAATTTCCCCGTTTTGGTTGTTAATACCATTGACTACAACTGTAAGTTTTACAGTAGGCTCGGCGTTCACTGTTCCGGCAAAGCCAATGCTCAATAAAGTAGCTATTAGTACAGGACTAAAATGATTCATTTTCCACATCTTTTGGTAATTTCCACAAATGATTTTACTGGGAAATAAACTGTCAAAGCAATTCCTTTAAGGGATGATATGCTCTTTCTTTCTGACATAAGATTGCCAAGGTTGACAAATAATTTGAGCCGCCTTAAATAAATCTTGAAGCAACAGATATTCTGTACCGTGCAACTGCTGATAAATACTGATATGGCAACGTAGACGCTGCTGCAAAGTCAGGGGAAACAGCCATACAGAAAGCATATATTCCCAAAGAATTCTCCAATGTGGAAATAATATTTTTCCTTTTTTAGCTGAATCAAACCAAACCGTATAGGCATAAAAATCCGGCAAAATGCTCTGACTATGTTCAGTTTTATCCTTCGTCAATAAATGATGATTGGGAAAAAACATACTCAATGATTGTTGCGAATGGGTTCTAGCAAAGAACAGGTATTCAGGAATTTCATAAAACTGCCCCAGTAAACCAATTCTTAACAATAAAATGCCATCCGCCGTACCATAACTACCCATCGGTGGTATTTTTCTGAGAGCGCTGGCGCGAATTAGTCCATAACACTGATAGCAGAGATGCTTGGTCAGCAACTCGTGAAAACGCTTGTGAGGTTTTTGTGAATCAGTGTTGAGTTTAATATTATAGTTTTGCAGAAAATCACCATTTTCATCAATCAAAGATACATGAGAATGGCACAATACTACTGTGGGGTGATTGTCAAGTATTTCAACACATTTTATGAGAAAATCGGGAGCGTGTAAATCATCATAAGCTGCCCATTTAAAGTATTCGCCCACAGACAATTCAAACACACGATTGAAGTTACGCGAACAACCGAGATTACTATTATTGCGGTAATAACGAATACGTTCGTCTTGAGCCGCATAAGCTCGACAAATTTCTTCAGTATTATCTGTTGAGGCATTATCTGAAATGATTAACTCGAAATCTGTAAAAGTTTGAGCTAACAGTGAATCGAGGGCGGCTTTGATAAATTTTTCGCCATTGTATACAGGTAATCCAATGCTAACTTTCGGCGGATTTTTGCTCATATAAAACAATGCTCAGTAAAATCTTCAGACTACTTAACTACCGTTTATATCTCAGTACTTTTGAGCCATTCTTGTGTTAGGCGTAAACCATCTTCTAAGTCAATTTTTGGTTTATAATCTAACAAATTTTGTGCCTTAGCAATGGAATAGGCATAAGGACGACTCATAAAATCGACAGACTCTGGCAAAATATCAGCTTTTTTGCGAAAAAGCTTTTGTCCTTGGGCGCGCAGCTTGAGAAATAACTTCATTTCATCTTTGGGTAAAGACATGGGCGCAGCTAAACCTTCCATTGCTGCTAAACGTAGAAAATACTCTTTCCAGGAAGTTTCTTGACCATCGGTGATGTTAAAAATTTCCCCATAGATTTCTTTTTCTATGGCTAGGAAAACCGCATCAATCAAGTTATCTACATAGACATGATTCATCACGCCTTTACCATCATTAGCATAAGCAAATAATTTTTGGCGCATCATCGAAATTGGTCGAACTACCCAAGAAGTACTTCCTGGCCCATAAACATCTCCAGCCCGAATAATAATCACACCAAAATCTGGGGGAGCATTTAGGGGTAAAAGTTCAGTTTCAGCTTCTATTTTTGTTTGACAGTAGGGATTATTGTCACCGGAAAGAGTCCCAGATTCGGTAACGCCATCTGCATAATTAAAGCCGTAGACCATCACACTAGAAAGATGGACAAAAGTTTTGACACCAGCATTCTTAGCAGCTTTAGCCATATTGACAGTACCGCCAACATTTACCGCCCGAAATTCTTTAATTGCGCCAGCTTCTTGAGCCATTTGAGCAGTATGTAAAACAATATCTACACCCTGACAAGCTTTTTGGGCAATAGTAGCATCAGTAATGCTACCAACCATGATCTCAATACCCAAATTTTGCGCTGTTTTATTTACATCAGCAGAACTTTGTAGTCCCCGAACTTTCATTCCTTGCGCTATGGCTAATTCGGCTGCACGTAAACCGACAAATTCCTCAATGTCAGTAATCAAGAGAGTTTTGTTTTGGAGATTCATAGAGATTTGGTGATGGGTAAATTAGGTGATTTGAGTGGAATAAGAAGTATTAGCTGTTCATGCTTGTTGACAACTAAATTGGATAACTAGAAAATATCAGCCGGGTCTGCGGAGCGGAGTTTATTGATAGCCAGTGACCCGGAAGTTATACACATCAAAACTGCTGAGACTAAAACAATGATGGCATTATTAGCAGTCATCATGATTGGTAATTTGGTCACATCCATAGCAAAACTATATAAGCCTATGGAACAGATGAACCCTGGTATATAACCTAATAAAGCCAGGATTAAAGCTTGTTGAAAAATTACATTTAATAGATATCCATTGGCATATCCAATAGCTTTTAAGGTTGCATAGGCAATCAATTGATTAGCAATATTGCTGTAAAGGATTTGATAAACTATGACGACACCAACCACAGAAGCCATAGTCAGCATGAGGTTAAGGATAAACCCGATGGGTGTTCTCACAGACCAATACTCTTTCTCAAAATCAATAAAGCCTTGACGACTAAAAATTTGGATATCATTCGGTAAACTTGCTTTTAAGTTTTGCAAAACTGTCTCTGGATTTGCGCCAGCATTCAAGGTGATGACACCGATATCAATCATTTCGGCTGGACGAGTATTCGGATTTATTCGTAGAAAGGTGGAATCACTGACAATTAAATTTCCATCTACACCAAAGGAAGGACCTAAGCTGAATAAGCCACCGACTCTAACTCTGTAACCAATGGGAGCATCAAAGGGAAATATTTCAATTGTCTGTTCTGTATTTCCGGTATCAAAATTGTTAGCGATAGGACCAAATTCTGGTCGCGAAATTCGATCAAAAAGAACAATATCAGGAATTTTGAGTTTGTCTAAATTTTGAGAAACTTCGGGTATATTGAATACAGATTTTCCGGGGTCAAAGCCAATCACATATATGGAATATTTTTCTCCGGTGGCTGGGTTTTTTAATTTTGCAAATTGCAAATATATGGGGCTAACTGACTCTACACCATCAAAACCCAAGGTTTGGTATAAACGACTCCGGGAAAAACTTTGAGTTGCGGTCAAAGATTTATATTGTGAACTAACTAAAAATAAATCGCCTCGGAGATTTTGATGCAGTGCAGTAGCACTAGAATAAAGTGCATCTTGAAAGCCTAGTTGGATAAATGTCAGCAGCACAATGAAAGCAATCCCAGCTACAGCTACCACAAATCGAACTTTTTGCTGGGCTAGCTGTAGCCATGCTAAAGGAATTTTAAAATTCATGGTTTAATACCATTTGGGATTTTGTTTTGTAGAGACGCGATTAATCGCGTCTTATATGAGGAACGAACCACAAAGGACGCAAAGTACACAAAGAAAAGAAAAGAAGGAAAGAAAATTTAGCGCAACTTTACAAGCAAATGGTTTTAGAGTTGAATGGCGACATCTACTTGTAAGTTTGTTAAACGAGCTACACGTTGAATATCTGCGGGATCATTGATGCTGATTTTTACTTCCACTATTCTGCGGTCTGTATCTGCTGCGGGATTAAGACTGAAGATGCTTTGTCTGTCAACTTGCCAACCAATTTCGCTGACAGTTCCCTGTATGCTTCCGGGAAAGGCATTACTATTAATGGTGGCTTTTTGACCTAATTTGACTTTTTGAATATCAGTTTGATAAACTTCCGCAATGACATACATTTGAGAAATTTTACCTATTTCCGCAAATCCATTGCTACTAATTACTTCTCCTGTTTTGGCGTGAAGTTTTAAAATTTGACCATCTATGGGAGATTTGAGGTAGGTTAATTCTTGGTCTGCTTTTGCTTGTTTGATGGCTGTTACAGCACTCTTAACTTCAGTTTGTGCCAATTCCACGTCAACGGTACGTACTTCGCTAATACTGTTAAGTCTGGCTTTGGCTTCTTTGAGTTGGTCTTGAAGGGTGTTTTGAGTGCGGTTGAGGTTGGCTTTGGCTTCTATGAGCTGCTGTTGTACAGTTTTGAGTTGTAAAGCTTTACTATCTGCTACGGAGGCGGCAACTGCACCGTCTTTGTATAACTGCTGATATCGATTGTTTTCGCTGTCGGCGTTATCTACTTCCGCCTGGATACGGTTGATTGTGGCTTGTTGAGCCGCAACGTCTCCTTTTAATTGTGACTCTAAACGGGCGATCGCAGCTTTTTGGGCGGCAATATCTCCGGGTTTCGCTCCAGACTGGACTTGTGCTAGTTTAGCTTTAGCAATTTCCAGTTG
Protein-coding sequences here:
- a CDS encoding glycosyltransferase, translating into MNKQKLRIALFTGLYAPFLTGVSIAVHQRVRWLLEQGHEVFLIHPEINDQYPKNVSNRPMAGLEELQCFPNFSAYAFPTKPLIFYKSLPQPLHYRHWSDTKLLEKFKPDIIVVEEAPQMRGFYSMFLQGYGRPIGVEYAKKTGTPIISVFHTDIVAYIQYYLGNQIFNLMRPIIPFLVKQSTEVYDRNLFPSQGQLLKYQQMNCQRGEYVPYQGIDCEKFHPRNIIHNPIPEDNRPTILFVGRITAEKNVTQLIDMFPLIAAKIPDVHLVIIGSGPLDEELRRRSQKFEGITIWGESHGTELLGWFARADVFVNPSATENFCTTNTEALASGTPLVAVVAPSSFEQVFPGQNGLLAEANNPQDFADQVVAILANSQLKAEMTEQARPSILKYDWSACTQKFEDKLYEIVDAVKKLERTTV
- a CDS encoding glycosyltransferase; this encodes MNDLVIFLCRCLTISLVIQVCLMLVFLWHLCSDKINLLADEELPKTAVILCLRGADPFLSDCLQALLHQNYPEYDLKLVVDRMEDPAWTIATDTVQQHGATNVQISPLRFIRKSCSLKCSSLIQAVTQLDDSYQAIAFVDADTIVHANWLRELVTPLADPNVGATTGNRWFVPTGSHWGSIVRYLWNVSAVVQMYLYGIPWGGTLAVKTEVLHQTRLLDKWGQAFCEDTMMRRILGKHKMQIKFVPSLIMLNQEECNLSGLKSWMQRQLIFSRLYHPHWLTLVGNAIFTILCPTFLSVLFVAALLTGQWYAAAISLSYYSSYVVALLLIVLFLEQRVQLVMRSDHQPTPQLSVAIICQMLMGIPLTQWVYGFVFLSSLWISKVKWRGITYKFKSPWKIRLVEYRPYQSLDQPAAPNISLN
- a CDS encoding glycosyltransferase, encoding MKELTIFITQSLLSWLAIQMCLALVFLFYVRSRPQNLLADEQLPKTAVILCLRGADPYLPNCLEALLNQNYPEYDLKLIVDSQEDPAWQVVSDTINEQGASNVQVSPLRTIRHNCSLKCSSLLQAVSDLDESYKAIALVDADTIVHANWLRELVSPLVDPTVGATTGNRWFVPTDHYWGSLVRYIGNVSTVVQMYLFRVPWGGSLAIKTDVLRQTGLLDKWGQALGEDFMIHKILKEHGMRVKLVPSLIMLNREECEMLGLIESLKRLIFYSRLYHPSWLAIVGDAVSSIFFPCLAILLFLLSLLDTQWDLAALLFSTYCIYTVGLLLVTLILELGVSQIIRSHGHPSTKLSVETIGKILIAIPLTQWVYGLALLSSLWMSTVKWRGIVYRVQNAWNVRLVEYHPYDLLDQPIDSKISL
- a CDS encoding DUF2141 domain-containing protein, giving the protein MWKMNHFSPVLIATLLSIGFAGTVNAEPTVKLTVVVNGINNQNGEICMGIYSSSQGFPMSTDDVIKSACVQPKGSTLTHEFSGLKPGNYAVAIVDDQNGDRQLNKDFFGIPKEGFGISRNPTVSIVTGTPKFHDASILLQKSSKINILMKYSLDS
- a CDS encoding glycosyltransferase family 2 protein — translated: MSKNPPKVSIGLPVYNGEKFIKAALDSLLAQTFTDFELIISDNASTDNTEEICRAYAAQDERIRYYRNNSNLGCSRNFNRVFELSVGEYFKWAAYDDLHAPDFLIKCVEILDNHPTVVLCHSHVSLIDENGDFLQNYNIKLNTDSQKPHKRFHELLTKHLCYQCYGLIRASALRKIPPMGSYGTADGILLLRIGLLGQFYEIPEYLFFARTHSQQSLSMFFPNHHLLTKDKTEHSQSILPDFYAYTVWFDSAKKGKILFPHWRILWEYMLSVWLFPLTLQQRLRCHISIYQQLHGTEYLLLQDLFKAAQIICQPWQSYVRKKEHIIP
- a CDS encoding NAD-dependent epimerase/dehydratase family protein; amino-acid sequence: MNLQNKTLLITDIEEFVGLRAAELAIAQGMKVRGLQSSADVNKTAQNLGIEIMVGSITDATIAQKACQGVDIVLHTAQMAQEAGAIKEFRAVNVGGTVNMAKAAKNAGVKTFVHLSSVMVYGFNYADGVTESGTLSGDNNPYCQTKIEAETELLPLNAPPDFGVIIIRAGDVYGPGSTSWVVRPISMMRQKLFAYANDGKGVMNHVYVDNLIDAVFLAIEKEIYGEIFNITDGQETSWKEYFLRLAAMEGLAAPMSLPKDEMKLFLKLRAQGQKLFRKKADILPESVDFMSRPYAYSIAKAQNLLDYKPKIDLEDGLRLTQEWLKSTEI
- the devC gene encoding ABC transporter permease DevC, producing MNFKIPLAWLQLAQQKVRFVVAVAGIAFIVLLTFIQLGFQDALYSSATALHQNLRGDLFLVSSQYKSLTATQSFSRSRLYQTLGFDGVESVSPIYLQFAKLKNPATGEKYSIYVIGFDPGKSVFNIPEVSQNLDKLKIPDIVLFDRISRPEFGPIANNFDTGNTEQTIEIFPFDAPIGYRVRVGGLFSLGPSFGVDGNLIVSDSTFLRINPNTRPAEMIDIGVITLNAGANPETVLQNLKASLPNDIQIFSRQGFIDFEKEYWSVRTPIGFILNLMLTMASVVGVVIVYQILYSNIANQLIAYATLKAIGYANGYLLNVIFQQALILALLGYIPGFICSIGLYSFAMDVTKLPIMMTANNAIIVLVSAVLMCITSGSLAINKLRSADPADIF
- a CDS encoding efflux RND transporter periplasmic adaptor subunit translates to MAANKERQLLTKPLGRWRVILAASIVLATGLGFFYSFSQNRSSSQVQTSTENLPKATETATPVKLAVTALGRLQPDGEVTNLSAPNSVNGVRVEKTLVKEGEEVKAGQVLAYLENYARSTAALQQALDQLEIAKAKLAQVQSGAKPGDIAAQKAAIARLESQLKGDVAAQQATINRIQAEVDNADSENNRYQQLYKDGAVAASVADSKALQLKTVQQQLIEAKANLNRTQNTLQDQLKEAKARLNSISEVRTVDVELAQTEVKSAVTAIKQAKADQELTYLKSPIDGQILKLHAKTGEVISSNGFAEIGKISQMYVIAEVYQTDIQKVKLGQKATINSNAFPGSIQGTVSEIGWQVDRQSIFSLNPAADTDRRIVEVKISINDPADIQRVARLTNLQVDVAIQL